Genomic segment of Arachis stenosperma cultivar V10309 chromosome 4, arast.V10309.gnm1.PFL2, whole genome shotgun sequence:
ccatcactctctctcttcttccccattcaccaatcacctcaacacctcttccccaaaaacccctcacctatcaaatcccatctttctcttcaccactcacatccatcattcataaaaccccaccaacctcacccttcaaattcaaaccactttccctcccaaacccaccctcaatggccgaaccctcatccccctctttcctatataaacccctctttaccccttcattttcccactacctaaacaccacttctccccctccttggccgaatacaccaccatctccctcttcctcatttcttcttcttctactctcttctttcttcttttgctcgaggacgagcaaacattttaagtttggtgtggtgaaagcgttgctttttcgtttttccataaccatttatggcatccaaggccggagaaacctctagaaagaggaaagggaaggcaaaggcttccacctccgagtcatgggagatggatagattcctctcaagggtgcatcaagaccacttctatgaagttgtggccttgaagaaggtgatcccgaagtccccttttcactcaaaaagggtgaatatccggagatccgccatgagatccgaagaagaggttgggaagtacttaccaaccccattcaacaagtcggaatctcgatggttcaagagttctatgccaatgcatggatcaccaagaaccatgaccaaagtgtgaacccggatccaaagaattatcttactatggttcgggggaaatacttggattttagtccggaaagtgtgagggtggcgttcaacttgcctatgatgcaaggagatgagcatccttacactagaagggtcaactttgatcaaaggttggaccaagtcctcacagtcatatgtgaagagggcgcacaatggaagcaagattcaagaggaagccggtccaattgagaaggcatgacctcaaacccgtggctagaggatggttagagttcatacaacgctcaatcattcccactagcaaccggtccgaagttaccatagaccgggctatcatgatccatagcatcatgattggagaagaaatagaggttcatgaggttatagcccaagaactctatagggtggcggacaagacctctaccttggcaaggttagcctttcctcacctcatttgtcacctctgttattcagtgggagttgacatagagggagacatcaccattgatgaggacaagcccatcactaagaaaaggatggagtacacaagagatcccactcatcatgagatccctgagattcctcaagggatgaattttccgccacaagactattgggggcaactaaacacctccctaggagagttgagttccaatatgggacaactaagggtggagcaccaagaacactccattttcctccatgaaattagagaagaacaaagaatcatgagagaggagcaacaaaggcaaggaagagacattgaggagctcaagcactccataggaccttcaaaagcaaggaagagccgccatcactgaggtggacccattccttgatttccttgttctttattcctttgtttttcgaattttagtgctttatgttatccatgcttgtgtcttatgatcattagtgtcttagtgtctatgccttaaagttatgaatgtcctatgaatccatcacctttcttgaataaaaatgtgcttaattgaaaaaggaagaattgcatgaattttgaattttataatagtttaattattttgatgtggtggcaatattttgttctctgaatgtatgcttaaacagtgcatatgtatcttgaatttgtggttcatgaatgattggctcttgaaagaatgatgaaaaaggagacatgttattgaggatctgaaaaatcaataaaatgattcttgaagcaagaaaaagcattgctattcaaaaaaaaaaaaaaaaagagaaaaaaagaaaacgaaaaaaaaaaaataagagttgtgatccaaggcaaataagagtgtgcttaagaaccctggacacctctaattggggactttagcaaagctgagtcacaatctgaaaaggttcacccaattatgtgtctgtggcatgtatgtatccggtggtaatactggaaagacagagtgctttgggccacagccaagactcaataatagctatgttcaagaatcatcatactttactaggagaatcattaacactatctggattctaagttcctaaagaagccaaccattctgaatttcaaaggatagattgagatgccaaaactgttcagaggcaaaagttaaaagccccgctcatctaattaatactgatcttcacagatgtttttggaattcattgcatattctcttccttttatcttatttgattttcagttgcttggggacaagcaacaatttaagtttggtgttgtgatgagcggatgatttgtatactttttggcattgtttttagtatgtttttgatatgatctagttagtttttagtatatttttattagttttagttaaaattcactttctggactttactatgagtttgtgtgtttttctgtgatttcaggtattttctggctgaaattgagggacctgagcaaaaatctgatccagagaccaaaaaggactgcagatgctgttggattctaacctccctgcactcgaagcggattttctggagctacagaagcccaattggcgcgctctcaacggcgttggaaagtagacatcctgggctttccagcaacatatgatagtccatactttgcccaagatttgatggcccaaaccggcgttcaaagtcacctcaagaaattccagcgttaaacgccggaactggcacctaattgggagttaaacgcccaaactggcactaaagctggcgtttaactccaaggagagtctctacacgaaatttcttcattgctcagcccaaacacacaccaagtgggcccggaagtggatttttatgtcatttactcatctatgtactagttttctataagtaggaccttttactattgtattaggaacatcttagctatctttgagttttatgctatcttagatcattgggaggctggccattcggccatgcctagaccttatgcttatgtattttcaacggtggagtttctacacaccatagattaaggtgtggagctctgctgtacctcgagtattaatgcaattactattgttcttccattcaattccgcttgttctttatccaagatatcacttgttcttcaacttgatgaaggtgatgattgacgcccatcaccattctcacccatgaacaaggtgactgacaaccattcttgttctacaagcatctgaggcttagtgaatatctcttggatttctgattgcacgatgcatggttaatcgcctgacaaccgagtgctcgcctgacaaacgagccagccattccgtgagatcagagtcttcgtggtataggcaagaactgatggcagcattcaagagaacccggaaggtctaaccttgtctgtggtattctgagtaggattcaatgattgaatgactgtgacgtgcttcaaacctgtaacctactgggcgttagtgacagacgcaaaagagttattctattccggtaggggagggaaccaaaccggtgattggcagcactgtgacagagtgtgtgcattagctttcactgcgcggatgggaggtagctgctgacaacagtgaaaccttacacgagcttgccatggaaaggagtaagaagggctggatgaaggcagtaggaaagcagagagacggaagggaaggcatcttcatgcgcttatctgaagttcctaccaatgaattacataagtatctctatccttatcttttatgttattttcgttcatcaccatatacatctgagtttgcctgactaagatttacaagatgaccatagcttgcttcaatactaacaatctccgtgggatcgacccttactcacgtaaggtttgttacttggacgacccagtgcacttgctggttagttgtgcgaagttgtgtaatgccatggtattgagccaccaagttcttggagccattaccggggattatttgagttgtgaaaaagtattgttcacaatttcgcgcaccaccgGCGTGGAATGCGGGGAGGTCTCCAACTCGGAAATAAAACCACGGCTATCTTGTATTTAATGATGGGGGATGCTCCCATCAAGTTACTGAAAATGTCTTTTTATAAAGATGCCTATGTGTCGTCGTACTATTGGACGTTTTAAGTGAAccgattttttaaaattcttttaattaaccaaaataaaaccaattttaatattttaaaatccGGCCAGACCGACCGGTCTAACCAACTCAATCAAACACCAGCTTAAAAAATGGTCCGATCTACTTTCCAAACTCACCCCTTTTCCCTAACACCCACTGACCCACCCATTCCCCTTAGCACCTACCCCACTCCCAATACGTGAATCCATATATCACTATCCCCCTGAACGCTGAACCCAAATCAAATTCACCCTACCAAAACCCTAAGTTCTCCCTGCTACGGTTCTGCCTTGGTGCCGCCGTGCTGTCGGCGCCTCTGCTTCCTCTCTTGTAGTTCGGCGTCCTCCTTCCCCTGTCCCTGTCCTCTCTGGATTCTCTCGAACTTGGAGCAACTCGCAGCTGTGTCGTCACTCCCCGCTGTGTAGTCACTCGCTGTAGTCTCGCCGGGCGCTGTCCATGTCGCCATCGAAGGTAAACGGCACTGCCTTCACTTCCTCggttcttctcttcttcttcactacCCGCTGTTGTTGATTTTTGAATGTGACCCATTGTTGATTTTTAAATGTGAAACTGTGAATGGATaatgaaaaacatctttttcattctttcgcctaaactaattttgaacattatatattatttgtatatttttaaataagctttttataatagaaaattTATCTCTCAAGAAATTTTCCTCCCATCTTCATCAATGATATGAATTGTTGCTTTCTCCCAAGATGTTGCTATATTATTGATTCCTATAAAACATCCTGTGAATCTTCCTGATTTGTTAGGTACTCCGGAACTCGCCTGGTTTTTTTCATTCTTTACATATAGCAACTATATACACTTCTTAGTTTTTATTGATCATTTTTGTTCATCATTTTTGAGATAGGTTATTCCAACAGTAgtttgtgttattttttttcttatcacTCTACAGAACATTGGTTGATTTATATTCAAAGATGAACCTATTTCTATATTTCCAGACTATTCAAAAATAATTGCAAAATCTTGTATTTATCTCCTATCAAATTGTACGGTTGCAAAATCTATGACTAAAATAGTCTATGCTATACCACTGCAGGTAACACTAGTAGTGAAATCATGCAGGTAACACTAGTAGTGAAATCAAATTCTGAACCACAAATTGAACCTCTTGTACCAGCTAATAAATTGCAACATTAAAGGTCCAGAAGTTTTTGTTGAATGTAAAACTGTGGATGGATTATAGCAAATAATTGATTTTGTGCTGTTGCCCTTTTTTTAATTCCTAAAAATAGAGATCAATTCattattgaaatttttgtttAGCTTTATTGATTTCAGGTTTAGTGTGATTAGGGATTACTAGTTATTGTTTTGTAACGAATTGTCGCTGAATGttaaaaatgaaaatcaaatcaAGTGTTGTTTGTTGCTGAAAGATAATTTTTCTTGCTTAATGCTGTTAGTAGTATTAATTTTGCTGCTGTTATGAATTTAGCTGAGTTTTTTTGTTGCCTAATTGCCATGCTATTGTTGTATCTTGCTATATTATTGATTTCTATAAAACATCTTGTGAATCTTCCTGATTTGTTAGGTACTTCGGAACTCGCTTGGTTTTTTTCATTCTTTACATATAGCCACTATATACACTTCGTAGTTTTTATTGATCATTTTTGTTCATCATTTTTAATAGGTTATTCCAACAGTAGTTTgtgttattttttcttttattctttttcttatcacTCTACAGAACATTGGTTAATTTATATTCAAAGATGAACCTATTTCCATATTTTCAGACTATTCAAAAATAATTGCAAAATCTTGTATTAATGTCCTGTCAAACTGTACAGTTGCAAAATCTACGACTAGAATAGTCTATGCTATACTACTGCAGGTAACACTAGTAGTGAAGTCAAATTCTGAACCACAAATTGAACCTCTTGCACCAGCTAATAAATTACAACATTAAAGGTTAGAAGTTTTTGTTCAATGTGAAACTGTAAATAGATTATagcaaataattaatttttttgctGTTGCCCTTTTTTTAATTccttaaatttttgttgaaattttcTTGCTGCTGCTAAAAATAGAGATCAATTCattattgaaatttttgtttAGCTTTATTGATTTCAGGTTTAGTGTGATTAGGGATTACTAGTTACTGTTTTGTAACGAATTGTTGCTGAATGTTAAAAATGGAAATCAAATCAAGTGTTGTTTGTTGCTGAAAGATAATTTTTCTTGCTTAATGCTGAATGCTGTTGGTATTATTAATTTTGCTGCTGTTATGAATTTAGCTAAGTTTTTTCGTTGCCTAATTGCCATGCTATTGTTGTATCTTGCTATATTTTTGTAACGAATTGTTGCTGAATGCTAATTTCACGCGCATTTTACTCCTGATGGTTCTATGATCTATACTGTTATATATTAGCAGTTAAATTAATCAGTTGAATTGCTGAGTCTTCTTGTTGAAGTTTTCAACTTTCCAATTTTCCTAACATTGTAAAAATTCTTGCCATTGTTGAACTGCTTCAGTACTTGGCTATATAATCATTATGTACTTAGGCTTAATTACTAGGTAATTGTCCTTAATATTAGGGTGCAATGAATGTTGACACGGAACCACTCAGTTCACAAGACAACATCGAAGATTCCATCATGACTGGTGCAGAAGAAAATGTTAACTGCACTTGTGATTTTATAAACCAGACCTTTGAATCATCGGATGCAGCTTATAACTTGTATGTACGTTATGTGAGGTGTCTCGGGTTTGGAATTTACAAGGGTGATACAGCACGTGGAAAAGATGGAACACAGCGCAGAAGGAGGTTTTTTTGCATCAAGAAAGGAAAGAGAGCCGAGAAATACATATCTAGTCTGAGTAGGAAGAGGGAGTATAGAACGCTGACTCGcactggctgtgaagccatgctTGCGGTGTATCTTGACACTAAAACTTTGACTTGGAGGGTTAAAAAATTAGTCGAGAAGCACAACCACGATCTTGTCCCACAATGCTTGGTACACCTTATTCCAAACCACCGAGGGTTGACTGAGCCACAAAAAGCTCAGGCGAATACCATGCATGATCATGGTCTCCCAACCTCTAAAATAATGGGACTAATGGTAAGCCAAGCCGGTGGTTATGCCAATGTCGGGTTCACAAAGAAGGACCTAGATAATCACTTTCAAAGAACTCGTCGTGCAAAGTTCATTGGTGGGGATTCTAATGCGACGACTAGCTATCTACTTGGGAAAGCAGATGTTGACCCGATGGCCATGGCAAGGTACAGTTCTAACTGCTGGATGCCCCTCATAATTTTTTGTTCCTAGAGTTTAGAGTTATCACATATAAAGCACTGTCTTTgtgataaaaaaagaaaaattttaataactcCATTTATTTATTCCTTTGAGAAATTGCTTTTAGATGGGCTTTCTGCTTTGCTTCTAGTATATTTTATGTTGGTCCTTGTTTTCAAGTTTGGATATGATCTTGTAGGGAAGATGATAAATGCTGTCTTTTTTCAGTCATCCTTTTTCTGTTCAAGTCGATACAAGCTCGCTTTGTCAATTGGCACATAGCAAATAGAGAATTCCAAgatttttctctcttttgtcCGGATTCAGATATTTGTTAGGCTCGTGAACCTGGTTTATGATAGCAAATAGGAGGAAAGAAGTATTAGAATGTGAACATGGATGTTAAGCTTTTTGATAAACCCATTGCTTAGAAGGAGGTTTTGTTTCATCGTGGTTTTGAGTCATGCTGTGTAAATACATTTAGTGGTATGTATAGGAGAATCAATCAAGTACAGATATGTAGCTTTGCTTCATTGTAAAAAATCAGAGAGTACAGCTTCAATGGACAATGCCAACAAAGTCTTTAATTGTAATTAACTTTTTTGTGACTTTATTATGTGTTCATAATTTCAATGATGTAATCTTAAAAGATTTGTTTACAAGAGAATGATGCATGCCGTTCCAACCAAATctctaactaattaattatcattTCTCTCTCACAGAATCTAGTGGCTAAGATTTCAATTGAATACAAGTCATAAAACTTTGGGCAGAAATATAATTCCTTATGATCCTATGCAACAATGTATATCAGAGAGAAAAATCACAGTGAATACCGCTTGAATAAACAGAGATTACCCAAAGAAAACAAGTTGTCGATTAACAAGAGTAATTGGAATTAATAAGATACATTCAATACTCAGCAATATATTCCAGATTTCCAATATTACTTTTCCTCCAAAGTTGACTACAATTAAATCCCAACGTAACCAACCACAGTAACACATAACCATCTAGGTTTCTGCACTCAATAAAAAAGACAAGTTTATTTGTATATCTGACATGTAAAACTGTCCCATGGTTGCACTTACCTAGCTTGAGTGAAAGTGGAGATTCAACATTTGAACTCACATAACTTGCCAACAGTGACCTCTCCAAGGATACTAGACCTTGATGGTCCCTGTTAAGCCACATCATAATTCAAACAAACttctaactaataaagaaaCATCTTAACTATAAAGTAGAGTATACAcaatagaaaaagaaaacagCAATAGTATCAGCACCATGGCAACAATAAGCTTGAGGAGACATTCATCAATCTCCTTGGAAGAATTATCTCCTAGAAACaatacaaattttgaaaaagaatctGACCACTGACAACTCCCATTTTGCACCAGCACCTTGCTTGACTTATGAAAAAGTAGATTGGTCATGATCCCATTTTGTACCATAGTCCCATTTATTTAATTGTGAGAATGACCCTTATGAAAAAGTAGATTGGTCATGATCTAAGTGATTTGTCGAACTAAAAATGGATCTTCCTAAGTCTTATTTTAAAATCAGAAATATTTGAGAGACaataaaaattaacttaaatcaatttaaacttttaaaggttaaatatataaaattataaatattaaattaaataaaataattttaaattattgtctTTCTAGCATTACTATTTAAATATCAGTATGTCATAATTTAACGTATATAAAAACAGTGGCATGGCTCCAACATTGAGCTACCACAACTAATCTCACCAAATAGGCAAATACTAAATCTCCTTTTGTCAAACTTatgctctctttttttttcctccaaAGTTTAAACATACCCTCCAACTGTTTGATAAAATCTCTCATCCAATTATATTAAATcacatttatataatataaagcTAGTTTCCTCATACCACTTTGACAAACTACCCTCCAAATTCCAATTCACTTCCTGCAAGCaattgaaaagagaaaagaaggaCCAAAACTAGAAATGGACCATGCCAAGATTGCTTATGATTTAGTCATGGTGGCTCTATCCGTATCTCTTATAGTTCTTGGTGTTGTTCTGTTTCTTGCATGCAAGAAAAAGCCGGTTGAATCCGAGGAAACACTTCCGGTAAAATTTTGTGCTCGTGCATACCCTTTAATGGAACTTGATGCTGCCACTGGTGGCTTCAACCATAGGAGAATTATTGGCCAGGGTCGCCTAGGAACGGTTTACGCCGCAACGCTATCGAATGCAGAGCTTGTAGCTGTGAAGATGATCcacctttttcttgttttgagcaATGCAAGCTTTGGATTCTCATCTGTGTTGAAGCGGCTCTCATTGGCACAACACCCCAACGTTGTTCCAATCATAGGATTCTCCGAAGCACCACGGGAAAGAGTTGTAGTCATGGAGTTTATCCGATTTTACACCAGCACCTTGCTTGACTTTGCAATAGCTTTACCACTTTCTACCGAAACAACAGAAACAAAGAGTTTCCCATCCCTTGGGTACCTACAAACAAGAGAATCAGCATTTGTTATTATTAACAGAACCATctatttcctttattttcccGGACACTGAATTACTATTGAAAACAATTCTAAAATCAATATACGACTTTTTTAGCAGCAAAATTTGGATAAAAAGAGTATAATTTTGGTGATTTAAACATTTCCCCCCTTGATTATAACTACATTAGAACTTAAAGATAAGTCATCTTTGCTTACTTTTAACATGTCACTGTAGTCATTCAATATTATGATTTGTCCCACTGCTTAGTATTAAGTTATTAATAATGTGAACAAAAATATGTATGAACACTTGTTATTCATATCAAACCAACAATCCGATCGGCTACTTGCATTTGATAAAACATTCAAGTCTCAAGGATTCTATATTATAGCTCAACAGAACAACTTCACTTTAGTTCACCTTAATTAATTATCATCCATTTCCAAAATACTAAACTTCttcacataataaatttaatCTTCTTTGATAAAATTCAACAAATAAAGCACTAGTTTTCGCTGTTTCTAAATTACAACAGTAGGATCTAAGATTCTGAGGCTTGCATTGCAAATTCCGCACCAAACGCATAATCAGTTCATCATCGCGGATCAACAATTGCGAACATACGAAGCGTATTAAGTTAAcgtgaaaaaaaaacaaaaacagaacTCTACTTCACACACTATTGCATTAGCATTTATCAACGTAAATGGAAGAATTagggaaaaataaaaattaaattaaattaccTGAAAAGCCTTAAAATGAGAGAATCAGAACTCAAATCTTGTATCAGCTGCAGATTTCGAAGAAGCCTTGTTCTTACTCAACCGAAACATCCTCTCGTCTCTCTTCTGAATCACACTCACGTTCATAATTGGTAACTGGTAAGGTTTCATGTGATTAATCGTAACGAATGGAATACAATACTTACTGATTCGTCCGAACACCAGGGAGGCCGAGCTTAAGCACTTCCAAACTGGCCGCCGGTAAGAGGGAAGAGCTTGACGTCGGCCGGAATCAAACACCGCGGCGGGAATACCTGCACAAgatactccgacgctcaagtcagtaatAATCtcagaagagagagagagtaaatGAGTTTAGAGTAAGAGACTGAGAGTGATAGAACCTGAGACTTAGTCTAATGTAAGCTATGCTTTATAGGAGTTAGTTTCGACCCGTTAGTGGGTAAGTCCTAGTTTATAGATTAGTTAAGATTTATTCTGTTTTGGTGCTGTGAATTATCTGATCACGTTTCTTATCTTCAGTTGAGTAATGCTGTTTGGTCCTGATCATGGGCCGGGATTTTCGGATGGTTGATACGGTGCCGAGCTTTGTGATGCACGTGTCTTTTATTCGAATGAGAAATGCCGAGCTTATCTGCTTCTGCTCCGAGTTTGCCAGCTTGTGCCGAGTATATCGGGTGATTGATACGGGTGCCGAGCTTTCTGGTGCAACCGAGGATAGGGGGACGCATCATAGCCCCCAAGCTTGCCTTGGTGCGGACAGGACTAAGGCGAGCTTTTAGACCAGGAATACTGTCATCCTCGGTTGCTGAGTTTCGTTTGTTATCCATGGTCCTTGTAGCCCCCGAGCTTGGCTTAGTTCGGGTGAGGAAACAGAACGTTTTGAAATGGCCTCGATTTTTGCGCTATTGACGTGATTGATGTGAAAAAACCGCTCCGCTTTTCTAGATACCCCTGTCCATTGGATTGTGTAGTGGATTTAATGTTTCCTCTTTCTTGCCGTTTTGAATTAAATGTATAGGGTGAGTAACCGTTTGTGACTTGTGTTATTTGGACATTCTTTTACTTTTCCAACTGTTGCATTGTGGGATTAAAGTCTTTTTCTTCTCTGTTTCTGAAAAATGAGCAAGCAAGGTTAGTGGTGATtcttttctacttctgtctttaTCTTCTTGCCccgtcttttcttgtttctgatGGAGAAATGTGATGTGGGTAGTTTGTATGACTGGGTTGATGTTAAGGTGAGAGAACGCAAGTCTCAATTTGATGACGAAGAGTCTGTGAAGCTCTTAGGATCGGGCGTTTGGGTTAGGCCTGGTAGTAATGTTAGGATTGAGTTGGTGCCTTGTGGAGAGGATGATCGTGTGTGTGACCGGTTGAATGATTGGTCCTATTTTTATATGTACAGTTGTCTTTTCACAGAATTGGGGGTGAGGCTCCCTTTCACCGATTTTGAGTGTGGTGTTCTATATTGGTTGAATTGTGCTCCGACCCAATTGCACCCCAATTCATGGGGCTTTGTTCGAGCTTTTGAGGTGTTGATGGAACTTTTAGAGTGTCCGCCGTCCCTTaggttgtttttctctttattcCAGGCGAAGGGGGTAAACAGGGGTTTGTGGGTAAATCTCAGTAGTTATCCTCGTAGGGCAGTGTTTGGATTGTATAAATCTTCGTTTAAGGATTTCAAGTCAATgtttgttaaggttaggagcgtCCCGGAGGATTTTCCCTTCTATTTGAACGAACATCTGGTTGAAAGGTTTCCTTTGTTTTGGTGTGCTAAGCCCTACCAAGCCCTGGATGTAGATGATAGGTTAGTTGATGATGATATCGTCATGGATTTCCTTTTTAAGTGTTTGGGTCCGAAAGGTTTGTTGTCAGTTGCCGAGATGTTAAAATGGGATTCTGATAAGCAGGCAGTGTATGATCATATAGGTAATTTGTGTTTTATTATGTTTGTTGTTGTGTTTCATATGCTTATTCTGTTGTGCCTTGACTTGGTTTGTTTTTAATCTGTAGCTGAGAAAGCTCCTGCAATCACCACTGCCGGGTTAAAGTCCTTCTTTAGTCAGCGTAAGAAAAGCGAAAAAGAGGTTTCTTCTAATGTGGGGAAAGGTGCTGCTGCAATGGTAACTCAGTATGGTCCTGGACCGAAGTTGAAGCGGAAGAGGGGACAAGGTAAAGGTAACTTTGCTGAAGTGTTAGATGGTAAGGGGGAGTCCTCGGCGATATTAAAAATGGTGGAGTCTGCTTATGAATCGCAGAAAAAGCTTCATGGGTATGATGAGGACGAGCATGGCAGATCTTTGTGGGCGAAGTTGTATCCTTTCGGTGTCATGGCTGATGAGCTCTGCTGTTTTCCCGATGATATGAAGAGGATTGATGATGTTGGTCGAGCAGGTGTTAGTCGGTTTCTGCAGGTACAGGTTACTttgttgctttttcttttttaattctggctggtgtttatgtatttattttgttatttgtaGGTGATTGGTGCTCGTATTGTTGCTATTGGTCGATCTCAGGAACTCGCTTTAGAGCGGGAGAATAAAGAGGTTACTCGTGTTGAGGAGTTATCCGGTCTTATCCAGGAAAGGGATGACAAAATTGCTGAGTTGTCCTCCTCCATTGAGAGGAAAGATCTTGCTTTTGCTGAGGAGCAGAAGTTGCACGAGGCCTCTTTGAAGAATATGAAGTCTGAAATAGATCGGTTATCTGCTCGGATCAAAGAGTTAGAAGGTGGGGTCTACGAGGCCTTTGCTCAGGGTTTTGATCGTGCTGTTTCTCAAGTCAAGGTGTTGTATCCTGAGGCTGACCCCGCGA
This window contains:
- the LOC130974608 gene encoding protein FAR1-RELATED SEQUENCE 2-like; amino-acid sequence: MNVDTEPLSSQDNIEDSIMTGAEENVNCTCDFINQTFESSDAAYNLYVRYVRCLGFGIYKGDTARGKDGTQRRRRFFCIKKGKRAEKYISSLSRKREYRTLTRTGCEAMLAVYLDTKTLTWRVKKLVEKHNHDLVPQCLVHLIPNHRGLTEPQKAQANTMHDHGLPTSKIMGLMVSQAGGYANVGFTKKDLDNHFQRTRRAKFIGGDSNATTSYLLGKADVDPMAMARYSSNCWMPLIIFCS